In the genome of Bombus affinis isolate iyBomAffi1 chromosome 7, iyBomAffi1.2, whole genome shotgun sequence, one region contains:
- the LOC126918639 gene encoding REPTOR-binding partner isoform X2 → MEVEPMCIVENETEGSRGDRKEGGKRGRKPGRKASDKTDMKAKLERSRQSARECRARKKLRYQYLEELVADREKAVLALRRELEMILIVEYKRIKSDKSFKVVSKRIFPHVYPARSNLPQKNDLSSE, encoded by the exons gAGGGATCTCGCGGTGATCGGAAAGAGGGGGGTAAGAGGGGACGCAAGCCTGGAAGGAAGGCGTCCGACAAGACGGACATGAAAGCCAAGCTCG AACGAAGTCGACAGAGCGCGAGGGAGTGTCGTGCTCGGAAGAAGCTAAGATATCAGTATCTTGAAGAGCTGGTAGCCGACCGCGAAAAGGCTGTGCTCGCACTTCGAAGAGAGCTGGAGATG ATTCTCATTGTCGAGTATAAAAGAATCAAATCCGATAAGAGTTTTAAAG TTGTATCGAAAAGAATCTTTCCACACGTTTATCCTGCACGTTCAAATCTACCGCAGAAGAACGACTTGTCGAGCGAATAG
- the LOC126918639 gene encoding REPTOR-binding partner isoform X4, which yields MNRRRWKEGSRGDRKEGGKRGRKPGRKASDKTDMKAKLERSRQSARECRARKKLRYQYLEELVADREKAVLALRRELEMILIVEYKRIKSDKSFKVVSKRIFPHVYPARSNLPQKNDLSSE from the exons gAGGGATCTCGCGGTGATCGGAAAGAGGGGGGTAAGAGGGGACGCAAGCCTGGAAGGAAGGCGTCCGACAAGACGGACATGAAAGCCAAGCTCG AACGAAGTCGACAGAGCGCGAGGGAGTGTCGTGCTCGGAAGAAGCTAAGATATCAGTATCTTGAAGAGCTGGTAGCCGACCGCGAAAAGGCTGTGCTCGCACTTCGAAGAGAGCTGGAGATG ATTCTCATTGTCGAGTATAAAAGAATCAAATCCGATAAGAGTTTTAAAG TTGTATCGAAAAGAATCTTTCCACACGTTTATCCTGCACGTTCAAATCTACCGCAGAAGAACGACTTGTCGAGCGAATAG